A stretch of Microbacterium sp. LWH3-1.2 DNA encodes these proteins:
- a CDS encoding SufS family cysteine desulfurase: MSSPAPAPSQAASLDAAALRADFPILGQRVNGERLVYLDSGATSQKPQAVIDAEVDFLTRANSAVHRGAHTLAADATELFEDARATVAGFVGARPEQLVWTSGATAGLNLVAYAIGNASVGRGAPASARFTLEPGDEIVITETEHHANLIPWQELAARTGAVLRHIPVRDDGTLDTDAAADVIGERTRIVAFTHVSNVLGIVNPVAELVALAQAVGAVTVLDACQSAPHLPLDLPALGVDLAVFSGHKMLGPYGVGGLYGRADVLEALPPFLTGGSMITTVTLDEASYLPPPQRFEAGTQPVSQAIGLAAAARYLDGVGMGAVHAHEKALEARMGEGLRSIPGVRLLGDAPGAERVGLWAFDVDGVHAHDVGQFLDARGVAVRVGHHCAQPLHRRFGLTASVRASTQLYNTADDVDVFLDALSGVRAFFGAGA; the protein is encoded by the coding sequence GTGAGCTCTCCCGCACCCGCACCCTCCCAGGCCGCGTCCCTGGACGCCGCCGCTCTCCGAGCCGACTTCCCGATCCTCGGGCAGCGCGTGAACGGCGAGCGCCTGGTCTACCTCGACTCGGGCGCGACGAGCCAGAAACCGCAGGCGGTCATCGACGCCGAGGTCGACTTCCTCACGCGCGCGAACTCGGCCGTGCACCGCGGGGCCCACACGCTCGCCGCCGACGCCACCGAGCTGTTCGAAGACGCCCGCGCCACGGTCGCCGGCTTCGTCGGCGCGCGCCCCGAGCAGCTGGTGTGGACCAGCGGCGCCACTGCCGGCCTCAACCTCGTGGCTTATGCCATCGGCAACGCGAGCGTCGGCCGCGGCGCCCCCGCGAGCGCGCGCTTCACCCTGGAGCCTGGCGACGAGATCGTCATCACCGAGACCGAGCACCACGCCAACCTCATCCCCTGGCAGGAACTGGCCGCCCGCACTGGGGCGGTGCTGCGTCACATCCCCGTCCGCGACGACGGGACGCTCGACACGGATGCTGCGGCCGACGTCATCGGCGAGCGCACGCGCATCGTCGCGTTCACGCACGTCTCGAACGTGCTGGGCATCGTGAACCCGGTCGCCGAGCTCGTCGCGCTCGCGCAGGCGGTCGGCGCCGTGACGGTGCTCGACGCGTGCCAATCCGCGCCGCACCTGCCGCTCGACCTCCCCGCGCTCGGCGTCGACCTCGCGGTGTTCTCGGGCCACAAGATGCTCGGCCCCTACGGCGTCGGAGGCCTGTACGGCCGCGCCGACGTGCTCGAAGCCCTGCCGCCGTTCCTCACCGGCGGCTCGATGATCACCACCGTCACGCTCGACGAGGCGTCGTACCTGCCGCCGCCGCAGCGCTTCGAGGCCGGCACGCAGCCGGTGTCGCAGGCGATCGGGCTCGCGGCCGCGGCGCGCTACCTCGACGGCGTCGGCATGGGGGCCGTGCACGCGCACGAGAAGGCGCTCGAGGCCCGCATGGGCGAGGGCCTGCGCTCGATCCCGGGTGTGCGCCTGCTCGGCGACGCGCCGGGCGCCGAGCGCGTCGGGCTGTGGGCGTTCGACGTCGACGGCGTGCACGCGCACGACGTCGGCCAGTTCCTCGACGCCCGAGGCGTGGCCGTGCGGGTCGGGCACCACTGCGCCCAGCCGCTGCACCGCCGGTTCGGGCTCACCGCCTCGGTGCGCGCGTCGACTCAGCTCTACAACACGGCAGACGACGTCGATGTGTTCCTCGACGCCCTGTCGGGCGTGCGCGCGTTCTTCGGAGCCGGCGCATGA
- a CDS encoding APC family permease has product MTNESREQSVDETPIAKRLILGDPLASTDSDEHLLPKKRALPIFASDALSSVAYAPQELLLILLTGGLAFLAFAPWVAAAVIVLLTVVVISYRQLIKAYPSGGGDYEVARKNLGEIPGVIVASALLVDYVLTVAVSIASGVDNIISALPGLNPWRIELAVGFVILIVVVNLRGVREASSAFAIPTYIFIGSVGVMIVVGLFQIVTGNPPVASSAQYEVQTESLTQAAVILLVLRAFSSGCSALTGVEAVSNGVQAFRQPKVRNAQSTLAMMGGIAILLFAGLTAIALVSGVHYAENPCDLIGFDCSNPQPSLMAQVSSAVFGMNSIPFFIIQGATAVVLLLAANTAFNGFPLLGSVLARDGYAPKALNTRGDRLVYSNGMIILGLVAIGVLIVYQANLTNLIQLYIIGVFVSFTIGQIGMIRHWIRGIRGIRELPADTRRSASTRTELFGLRKGLVINSVGATMTASVLVIVTITKFTHGAWLVFLAIPILSFLMVGVHRYYRDVDHEIAMDDHIHFGSTGDVALILVNKLQKPVVKAVDYALAAKHDKTFAVHVSVTKEDAAALEAEWREHRMPIPLKIIESPYRIYASPIAEFVKKYREEHGSAVVTVYLPQYIVGHWWESLLHNRRARRIAQQLMLVHGVSITLVPWLLDSSELIYGRRSRALPGDDRAGRAAAPEVHRVGRRAIRPAGPPEKADAAEPSITTKP; this is encoded by the coding sequence GTGACGAATGAAAGCCGCGAGCAGTCGGTGGATGAGACGCCCATCGCCAAGCGCCTCATCCTGGGCGACCCGCTCGCGTCCACCGACTCCGACGAGCATCTGCTTCCGAAGAAGAGGGCGCTGCCGATCTTCGCCTCCGACGCGCTGTCGTCGGTCGCGTACGCTCCGCAGGAGCTGCTTCTCATCCTGCTGACCGGCGGCCTGGCGTTCCTGGCGTTCGCGCCGTGGGTCGCCGCCGCGGTCATCGTCCTGCTGACCGTCGTGGTGATCAGCTACCGGCAGCTCATCAAGGCCTACCCGTCGGGCGGCGGCGACTACGAGGTCGCCCGCAAGAACCTCGGCGAGATCCCCGGCGTGATCGTGGCATCGGCGCTCCTCGTCGACTACGTGCTCACGGTCGCCGTGTCGATCGCTTCCGGCGTCGACAACATCATCTCTGCGCTGCCCGGCCTCAACCCCTGGCGCATCGAGCTGGCTGTCGGCTTCGTCATCCTCATCGTCGTCGTCAACCTGCGCGGGGTGCGCGAGGCGTCGAGCGCCTTCGCGATCCCCACCTACATCTTCATTGGGTCGGTCGGAGTGATGATCGTCGTCGGCCTCTTCCAGATCGTGACCGGCAACCCGCCCGTCGCCTCCAGCGCCCAATACGAGGTGCAGACGGAGAGCCTCACGCAGGCCGCCGTCATCCTGCTCGTGCTGCGCGCGTTCTCGAGCGGCTGCTCGGCCCTCACCGGCGTCGAGGCCGTCTCGAACGGCGTGCAGGCGTTCCGCCAGCCGAAGGTGCGCAACGCCCAGTCCACCCTCGCCATGATGGGCGGCATCGCGATCCTGCTGTTCGCGGGGCTCACGGCGATCGCACTCGTCTCCGGCGTGCATTACGCCGAGAACCCTTGTGACCTCATCGGCTTCGACTGCTCCAACCCGCAGCCGAGTCTCATGGCGCAGGTGTCTTCGGCGGTGTTCGGGATGAACTCGATCCCGTTCTTCATCATCCAGGGGGCGACCGCGGTGGTGCTGCTGCTGGCAGCCAACACGGCCTTCAACGGGTTCCCCCTGCTCGGCTCGGTGCTCGCGCGCGACGGCTACGCGCCGAAGGCGCTCAACACCCGCGGCGACCGCCTGGTGTACTCCAACGGCATGATCATCCTGGGCCTCGTCGCCATCGGCGTGCTGATCGTCTATCAGGCGAACCTCACGAACCTGATCCAGCTGTACATCATCGGCGTGTTCGTCTCGTTCACGATCGGGCAGATCGGCATGATCCGGCATTGGATCCGAGGGATCCGGGGCATCCGCGAGCTCCCGGCTGACACGCGCCGCAGCGCTTCGACGCGCACCGAACTGTTCGGGCTGCGCAAGGGGCTCGTGATCAATTCGGTCGGCGCGACGATGACGGCATCCGTCCTCGTCATCGTGACCATCACGAAGTTCACGCATGGCGCATGGCTCGTCTTCCTCGCGATCCCGATCCTGTCGTTCCTCATGGTGGGCGTGCACCGCTACTACCGCGACGTCGACCACGAGATCGCGATGGACGACCACATCCACTTCGGCTCGACGGGCGACGTCGCCCTCATCCTCGTCAACAAGCTGCAGAAGCCCGTCGTGAAGGCGGTCGATTACGCCCTCGCGGCCAAGCACGACAAGACGTTCGCGGTGCACGTCTCCGTGACCAAGGAGGATGCGGCCGCCCTCGAGGCGGAATGGCGGGAGCACCGCATGCCGATTCCGCTCAAGATCATCGAGTCGCCGTACCGCATATACGCGAGCCCCATCGCGGAGTTCGTGAAGAAGTACCGCGAGGAGCACGGGTCTGCGGTGGTCACCGTCTACCTGCCGCAGTACATCGTCGGCCACTGGTGGGAGTCGCTCCTGCACAACCGGCGCGCCCGCCGCATCGCGCAGCAGCTCATGCTCGTGCACGGCGTCTCGATCACGCTCGTGCCCTGGCTGCTGGACTCGTCGGAGCTCATCTACGGCCGCCGCTCGCGCGCGCTGCCCGGCGATGACCGCGCCGGACGCGCCGCCGCCCCCGAGGTGCATCGGGTCGGCCGCCGCGCGATCCGGCCCGCGGGCCCACCCGAGAAGGCGGACGCCGCGGAGCCATCGATCACGACCAAGCCCTGA
- a CDS encoding VanZ family protein codes for MDEQIILGVLAITLGLVVGVVLFVPFVALSYRRRGGFGVGRFVIWGAALVSVMAIWTYTLVPLPDPDTIACVGVNTDVTAIADDLRGALVRRGGAFATDPAVLQLLLNVLLFVPLGFFLRVLGGRGVITALVAGLGLSGFVEVSQLTGVWGLYPCAYRVFDVDDLLTNTLGAVLGSLLALAVPRRYRGSPRLSDADQPQPVTRGRRLLGMLCDGLAAWVLGLVVVVVVQLVLYLLGADAAVRDGSAARLIGSAVPIIVWLVATLATGGTIGDHTVQLRFTGGPLPVGLARFLRFIGGIGGYLVLNALPGAWTFVATVFAAVSIVLVLTTDGRRGLPGLASGQRLADAREGEEPDAAPPGSAAPPGR; via the coding sequence GTGGACGAGCAGATCATCCTGGGTGTGCTCGCGATCACCCTCGGGCTGGTCGTGGGGGTGGTGCTCTTCGTCCCCTTCGTCGCGCTCAGCTACCGTCGACGCGGCGGATTCGGCGTCGGGCGCTTCGTGATCTGGGGCGCCGCGCTCGTCTCCGTGATGGCGATCTGGACCTACACGCTGGTGCCCCTGCCCGACCCCGACACGATCGCGTGCGTGGGCGTGAACACCGATGTGACCGCGATCGCCGACGACCTGCGCGGGGCCCTGGTGCGTCGCGGGGGCGCGTTCGCGACCGATCCCGCCGTGCTGCAGCTGCTTCTCAACGTCCTCCTCTTCGTGCCGCTCGGCTTCTTCCTGCGGGTGCTGGGCGGCCGCGGCGTGATCACGGCGCTCGTCGCCGGCCTTGGGCTGTCGGGCTTCGTCGAGGTCAGCCAGCTCACCGGCGTCTGGGGCCTCTACCCCTGCGCCTACCGCGTGTTCGACGTCGACGACCTGCTCACGAACACCCTGGGTGCGGTGCTCGGATCGCTGCTCGCGCTCGCCGTGCCGCGGCGATACCGCGGGTCGCCCCGCCTGTCCGATGCGGACCAGCCACAGCCGGTGACCCGCGGCCGACGCCTGCTGGGCATGCTGTGCGACGGGCTCGCGGCCTGGGTGCTCGGCCTCGTGGTGGTCGTCGTGGTGCAGCTCGTGCTCTATCTGCTCGGTGCGGACGCCGCCGTCCGCGACGGATCGGCCGCGCGCCTGATCGGCTCTGCCGTGCCGATCATCGTGTGGCTCGTGGCGACGCTCGCGACCGGGGGCACGATCGGCGACCACACGGTACAGCTGCGCTTCACCGGCGGGCCGCTCCCGGTGGGGCTTGCGCGCTTCCTGCGCTTCATCGGCGGGATCGGCGGCTACCTCGTGCTCAACGCCCTGCCCGGGGCATGGACTTTCGTGGCCACGGTCTTCGCGGCCGTCTCGATCGTTCTGGTGCTCACGACCGATGGGCGTCGGGGCCTCCCGGGTCTCGCGTCGGGTCAGCGCCTCGCCGATGCGCGGGAGGGGGAGGAACCGGATGCCGCGCCCCCCGGCTCCGCCGCGCCCCCCGGTCGCTGA
- a CDS encoding response regulator, with product MKVLIADDDPQLVRALRITLAAHGYEVIAAPDGAAAIALAAKEHPDIVMVDLGMPRLDGVQVIEALRGWTTVPIIVVSGRTGSADKVEALDAGADDYVTKPFQIDELLARLRALSRRVTAASGVPVVAFGDVVVDLSIKTVTRSGERVHLTPTEWKILEFLARNPGSLVTRQALLKHIWGTEQVADTGYLRLYMSQLRKKLESDPGNPAHLLTESGMGYRLLADTAA from the coding sequence GTGAAGGTCCTGATCGCCGACGACGATCCCCAGCTCGTCCGGGCGCTGCGCATCACGCTCGCCGCGCACGGCTACGAGGTCATCGCCGCACCCGACGGGGCCGCAGCGATCGCCCTCGCCGCCAAGGAGCATCCCGACATCGTGATGGTGGACCTCGGGATGCCGCGCCTGGACGGCGTGCAGGTCATCGAGGCGCTGCGGGGCTGGACGACGGTCCCGATCATCGTGGTGTCGGGCCGCACCGGCTCCGCCGACAAGGTCGAGGCACTGGACGCCGGCGCGGACGACTACGTCACCAAGCCGTTCCAGATCGACGAGCTGCTCGCACGGCTCCGGGCGCTGTCGCGGCGCGTGACCGCAGCATCCGGTGTCCCCGTGGTCGCCTTCGGGGACGTCGTCGTCGATCTGTCGATCAAGACGGTCACGCGCTCGGGCGAGCGCGTGCACCTCACGCCGACGGAGTGGAAGATCCTCGAGTTCCTCGCCCGCAACCCCGGCTCGCTCGTGACGAGGCAGGCGCTCCTCAAGCACATCTGGGGCACAGAGCAGGTCGCCGACACCGGCTACCTTCGGCTCTACATGTCGCAGCTGCGCAAGAAGCTCGAGTCCGACCCGGGCAACCCCGCGCACCTGCTCACCGAGTCGGGCATGGGATACCGACTGCTCGCCGACACCGCCGCCTGA
- the sufU gene encoding Fe-S cluster assembly sulfur transfer protein SufU, whose protein sequence is MSGLESLYQELILDHSKRPHGKGLGTEDGRVATSYQRNPICGDEITLRVRLSDDGTTVDEVTWDGAGCSISQASASMLAALIEEEERMPRAEASALIEGFREALRSRGEIVLDEEVFGDAAALSGVSKFTARVKCAMLAWVAFEDAASRA, encoded by the coding sequence ATGAGCGGCCTCGAATCGCTCTACCAGGAGCTCATCCTCGACCACTCCAAGCGCCCGCACGGCAAGGGTCTCGGCACCGAGGACGGCAGGGTCGCCACCTCTTACCAGCGCAACCCGATCTGCGGCGACGAGATCACCCTCCGCGTGCGCCTGTCCGACGACGGCACGACCGTCGACGAGGTCACGTGGGACGGTGCCGGCTGCTCCATCTCGCAGGCGTCGGCGTCCATGCTCGCCGCGCTGATCGAAGAGGAGGAACGGATGCCGCGGGCCGAGGCATCCGCTCTCATCGAAGGCTTCCGCGAGGCGCTGCGCTCGCGTGGCGAGATCGTCCTGGACGAAGAGGTGTTCGGCGACGCCGCGGCGCTCTCGGGCGTCTCGAAGTTCACCGCGCGCGTGAAGTGCGCGATGCTCGCGTGGGTCGCCTTCGAGGACGCCGCGTCGCGCGCATAA
- a CDS encoding sensor histidine kinase, with the protein MKRGKLRVLLGAAPGVGKTYEMLEEGRRLADDGRDVVIAVVETHGRAAIAALMDGLPAVPRTVVSHRGVELSDMDLEAVLERSPEIALVDELAHTNAPGLWHAKRWQDVADLLDAGIDVITTVNVQHIESLGGVVEQITGIAQRETVPDAVVRGADQVEVVDLSPQSLRDRLSAGLVYPAERIDAALSNYFRLGNLTALRELALLWLADEVDSALKSYRAEHGIEGAWQARERVVVALTGGSEGETLLRRGARIAARSAGGELLAVHVSSQDGLRAGDPGALTAQRALVESLGGTYHQVVGDDIPRALVEFARSVNATQLVIGVSRRGRLTTLFTGPGIGATVIRESGDIDVHIVTHDAAGDRFPLPRVTGGALSVRRRVLGFALALIGGPLLTWLLVSIRSEDTITSDVLAYQLLVVVVSLVGGIWPAVFAAVMSGFTLNYFFVAPYYTVSVADPRNVWALILYVVIAVLVSFIVDRAARAARSARRAEAEAELLANVAGSVLRGESAVPALISRTRESLGLAGVRLVDADGTVVATDGEPVRDGRYEAVTVARRNGGPPAMLELHGHVLDASERRLIDAVAAQLSAALEHTDLTATARQAGALAETDQVRSALLSAVSHDLRRPLAAAVAAVGGLRAAGPNLSREDRAELLATADESLTTLAALVTDLLDVSRVQAGVLAVSLQPVDSAGVVLAALDELDGSPDRFELALDPELPLVEADPVLLQRVLVNVLANAARHSPAGSHVRVSTSRLGRTAEIRVIDHGTGVSPERRDDMFVPFQRLGDTDNTAGLGLGLALSKGFTEGMGGTLAPEDTPGGGLTMVIALPVADAITARERSLT; encoded by the coding sequence GTGAAGCGCGGGAAGCTGCGGGTGCTGCTCGGCGCGGCGCCGGGCGTCGGCAAGACGTACGAGATGCTCGAAGAGGGCCGCCGCCTCGCCGACGACGGCCGCGACGTCGTGATCGCCGTCGTCGAGACGCACGGGCGGGCGGCCATCGCCGCGCTCATGGACGGGCTGCCCGCCGTGCCCCGCACGGTGGTGTCGCACCGCGGCGTCGAGCTCAGCGACATGGACCTCGAAGCGGTGCTCGAGCGCAGCCCCGAGATCGCGCTCGTCGACGAGCTCGCCCACACGAACGCGCCGGGCCTCTGGCATGCGAAGCGCTGGCAGGACGTCGCCGACCTGCTCGACGCGGGCATCGACGTCATCACGACGGTGAACGTGCAGCACATCGAGTCGCTCGGCGGGGTCGTCGAGCAGATCACGGGGATCGCGCAGCGCGAGACGGTTCCGGATGCCGTCGTGCGAGGCGCCGACCAGGTCGAGGTCGTCGACCTCTCGCCACAATCGCTGCGGGACCGCCTGTCGGCCGGGCTCGTCTACCCGGCCGAGCGGATCGACGCGGCGCTCTCGAACTACTTCCGGCTCGGCAACCTCACGGCCCTGCGCGAGCTCGCCCTGCTCTGGCTCGCCGACGAGGTCGACAGCGCCCTGAAGTCCTATCGCGCCGAGCACGGCATCGAGGGCGCGTGGCAGGCGCGGGAGCGCGTGGTCGTCGCCCTCACCGGCGGCTCGGAGGGCGAGACGCTGCTGCGCCGCGGCGCCCGCATCGCCGCGCGGTCGGCGGGCGGCGAACTGCTCGCCGTGCATGTGTCGAGCCAGGACGGCCTGCGCGCGGGAGACCCCGGTGCCCTCACGGCGCAGCGGGCGCTGGTCGAGTCTCTCGGCGGCACGTATCACCAGGTGGTCGGCGACGACATCCCGCGAGCGCTCGTCGAGTTCGCCCGCTCGGTGAACGCGACGCAGCTCGTGATCGGCGTGAGCCGGCGCGGCCGCCTCACGACGCTGTTCACCGGACCCGGCATCGGGGCGACGGTGATCCGCGAATCGGGCGACATCGACGTGCACATCGTGACGCACGACGCGGCGGGCGACCGGTTCCCGCTGCCGCGCGTGACCGGTGGCGCCCTCAGCGTGCGCCGCCGCGTGCTCGGGTTCGCGCTCGCCCTGATCGGCGGACCGCTGCTGACCTGGCTGCTGGTGTCGATCCGCAGCGAGGACACGATCACGAGCGACGTGCTGGCGTACCAGCTGCTCGTCGTGGTGGTGTCCCTCGTCGGCGGCATCTGGCCCGCGGTCTTCGCCGCGGTGATGTCGGGGTTCACCCTGAACTACTTCTTCGTCGCCCCTTACTACACCGTGTCGGTCGCCGACCCACGGAACGTCTGGGCGCTCATCCTCTACGTCGTGATCGCCGTGCTGGTGAGCTTCATCGTCGACCGCGCCGCGCGCGCGGCGCGATCCGCCCGCCGCGCCGAGGCCGAAGCCGAGCTGCTCGCGAACGTCGCGGGCAGCGTGCTGCGCGGGGAGTCCGCCGTGCCCGCTCTGATCAGCCGCACGCGCGAGTCGCTCGGCCTCGCCGGCGTGCGCCTCGTCGATGCCGACGGCACCGTCGTCGCGACCGACGGCGAGCCCGTGCGCGACGGCCGGTACGAGGCTGTCACGGTCGCGCGCCGCAACGGCGGCCCGCCGGCGATGCTCGAGCTGCACGGCCACGTGCTCGATGCCTCAGAGCGCCGGCTCATCGACGCCGTCGCGGCCCAGCTCTCCGCTGCCCTCGAACACACCGACCTCACGGCGACGGCGCGGCAGGCCGGGGCGCTGGCCGAGACGGACCAGGTGCGCAGCGCGCTGCTGTCTGCGGTGAGCCACGACCTGCGCCGCCCGCTGGCCGCCGCCGTCGCCGCCGTGGGCGGGCTCCGGGCGGCGGGGCCGAACCTCTCGCGCGAAGACCGGGCCGAACTGCTCGCGACGGCCGACGAGTCGCTGACCACGCTGGCCGCCCTCGTCACCGACCTGCTCGACGTCAGCCGCGTGCAGGCGGGCGTGCTCGCGGTGTCGCTGCAGCCCGTCGACAGCGCCGGCGTCGTGCTGGCCGCTCTCGACGAACTCGACGGCAGCCCCGACCGATTCGAGCTCGCGCTCGACCCGGAGCTTCCGCTCGTGGAGGCCGATCCGGTGCTGCTTCAGCGCGTGCTCGTGAATGTGCTCGCCAATGCCGCGCGCCACTCCCCGGCGGGCTCGCACGTGCGGGTCTCCACGAGCCGCCTGGGCCGCACGGCCGAGATCCGCGTGATCGACCACGGCACGGGCGTCTCGCCGGAGCGCCGCGACGACATGTTCGTGCCGTTCCAGCGGCTCGGCGACACCGACAACACCGCGGGTCTGGGGCTGGGACTGGCCCTGTCGAAGGGTTTCACCGAGGGCATGGGCGGTACGCTCGCCCCCGAGGACACCCCGGGAGGAGGCCTCACGATGGTCATCGCTCTGCCGGTCGCGGACGCGATCACCGCCCGAGAGAGGTCGCTCACGTGA
- a CDS encoding toxin-antitoxin system HicB family antitoxin, whose amino-acid sequence MQIATHVQELQRQLTAAAAPDTAEVAARIAAALEPAARLSILEALSEAAGEITRELAPGSVDLRLRGREVDFVVVRPEPDSATEAAPHPSGPVALAGAASDDPDDATARTTLRLPDSLKARAEAAAAAEGLSLNTWLVRAVAAAVEPAPPPARGSSSAYTGWVR is encoded by the coding sequence ATGCAGATCGCCACGCATGTCCAGGAGCTTCAGCGGCAGCTCACGGCAGCTGCCGCCCCCGACACCGCCGAGGTCGCGGCGCGGATCGCGGCGGCGCTCGAACCCGCGGCGCGGCTCTCGATCCTCGAGGCGCTGTCCGAGGCGGCCGGTGAGATCACGCGGGAGCTCGCGCCCGGGTCGGTCGATCTGCGCCTGCGCGGACGGGAGGTCGACTTCGTCGTCGTCCGCCCCGAGCCGGACTCTGCCACCGAGGCGGCACCCCACCCGAGCGGTCCCGTCGCACTCGCGGGTGCAGCATCCGACGATCCTGACGACGCGACCGCGCGCACGACCCTGCGCCTGCCCGACTCGCTCAAGGCGCGCGCCGAGGCGGCGGCCGCCGCCGAGGGGCTCTCGCTCAACACGTGGCTCGTGCGCGCCGTCGCAGCCGCCGTCGAGCCCGCACCCCCGCCGGCGCGCGGCTCGAGCTCCGCGTACACGGGCTGGGTGCGCTGA
- a CDS encoding DUF4097 family beta strand repeat-containing protein: MPTFPVSGPAAVRIELQTGRIDVVAERRRDLAVDVAPANPHRAGDRSASEAVRVTQAGSDLRIVGPVRFNLFGSGDSVDVSVRIPTGSDVSLALKYGSIRVAGVVGTARIALDYGDATLERTGRADLGLGHGELRVEHVRGDADVDITSGRARIGIVDGALRLKGSDAGIDVGSVSGAADIATSSGVVHLGDPGPALTVRSAYGPVRIGDLNGGTARVEASYGAVDLGIRSGTACWLDVSSRHGVVRNELAADAGPIEGEASVELYARAGYGDITVHRTHPVAGGD, from the coding sequence ATGCCGACGTTCCCGGTGTCGGGCCCGGCGGCCGTGCGCATCGAGCTGCAGACGGGCCGCATCGACGTCGTCGCCGAGCGCCGTCGTGACCTCGCCGTCGACGTCGCGCCCGCGAATCCGCATCGCGCGGGCGACCGCAGCGCATCCGAGGCCGTCAGGGTGACGCAGGCGGGATCCGACCTGCGCATCGTCGGCCCGGTGCGGTTCAACCTCTTCGGCTCGGGCGACTCGGTCGACGTGTCGGTGCGCATCCCCACCGGGTCGGACGTCTCACTCGCGCTCAAGTACGGCTCGATCCGCGTCGCGGGCGTCGTCGGCACCGCGCGCATCGCGCTGGACTACGGCGACGCGACCCTCGAGCGCACCGGCCGCGCCGATCTGGGCCTCGGCCACGGCGAGCTGCGCGTCGAGCACGTGCGCGGTGACGCCGATGTGGACATCACGTCCGGCCGTGCACGCATCGGCATCGTCGACGGAGCCCTGCGCCTCAAGGGATCGGACGCCGGGATCGACGTCGGCTCGGTCTCGGGCGCGGCCGACATCGCGACGTCGAGCGGAGTCGTGCATCTGGGCGATCCCGGCCCGGCCCTCACGGTGCGCTCGGCCTACGGTCCGGTGCGCATCGGCGACCTCAACGGCGGCACGGCGCGGGTCGAGGCGTCATACGGGGCCGTCGACCTCGGCATCCGTTCAGGCACGGCCTGCTGGCTCGACGTGTCGAGCCGGCACGGTGTGGTGCGCAACGAGCTGGCCGCGGACGCCGGTCCCATCGAGGGGGAGGCATCGGTCGAGCTCTACGCCCGCGCCGGGTACGGCGACATCACGGTGCACCGCACGCATCCGGTCGCGGGCGGGGATTGA
- a CDS encoding TerC family protein codes for MDFSFAFTPDLIAVFLTLFVLEVVLGVDNVIFISILASKLPKEQQAKARNLGLTLAMLMRVILVLFAGWIVTLKEEVFFIGELGFSWKDIILIAGGLFLVYKAVTEIHHKLEGAEDEHGAGGGKSVTFGSVIAQILVLDLVFSLDSVITAVGMTENLVVIITVVVLSFGIMLFASRYIFAFVNKHPTVKMLALSFLLLIGVFLVAEGFGFHIDKAFIYGPMAFAIFVEALNLWAAARKAKREQRRRVPVQLRPQYPDVDESVAVAAALSKDPGAGSVGLSSKPVAGDAVPSAAEERQGLG; via the coding sequence GTGGACTTCTCCTTCGCTTTCACGCCCGATCTGATCGCCGTGTTCCTGACGCTGTTCGTGCTCGAGGTCGTTCTCGGCGTCGACAACGTCATCTTCATCTCGATCCTCGCGTCCAAGCTGCCCAAGGAGCAGCAGGCCAAGGCGCGCAACCTCGGCCTCACGCTCGCAATGCTCATGCGGGTGATCCTGGTGCTGTTCGCCGGGTGGATCGTCACCCTCAAGGAGGAGGTCTTCTTCATCGGCGAGCTCGGCTTCTCGTGGAAGGACATCATCCTCATCGCCGGTGGCCTCTTCCTGGTCTACAAGGCCGTGACCGAGATCCATCACAAGCTCGAGGGCGCCGAGGACGAGCACGGCGCCGGCGGGGGCAAGAGCGTCACGTTCGGCTCGGTGATCGCGCAGATCCTCGTGCTCGATCTCGTGTTCTCGCTCGACTCCGTCATCACCGCCGTCGGCATGACCGAGAACCTCGTCGTGATCATCACGGTCGTCGTGCTGTCGTTCGGCATCATGCTCTTCGCGTCGCGCTACATCTTCGCGTTCGTGAACAAGCACCCCACGGTGAAGATGCTGGCGCTGTCGTTCCTCCTGCTGATCGGCGTCTTCCTGGTCGCGGAGGGCTTCGGCTTCCACATCGACAAGGCGTTCATCTACGGCCCGATGGCGTTCGCGATCTTCGTCGAGGCGCTCAACCTGTGGGCCGCGGCGCGCAAGGCCAAGCGCGAGCAGCGCCGCCGCGTCCCGGTGCAGCTGCGCCCGCAGTACCCCGACGTCGACGAGTCGGTCGCCGTCGCCGCCGCCCTCTCGAAGGACCCCGGCGCCGGTTCGGTGGGTCTCTCGTCGAAGCCCGTGGCGGGCGACGCGGTGCCGTCGGCTGCCGAGGAGCGCCAGGGCCTCGGCTGA